From Daucus carota subsp. sativus chromosome 6, DH1 v3.0, whole genome shotgun sequence, the proteins below share one genomic window:
- the LOC108226196 gene encoding RING-H2 finger protein ATL40: MDVNDNDPGRSYNVHGTMLVIAIVSVSFFVILVILVFIYVRCVLHRQARRRTALGLLGLPHEPPVTGLDLAIIESLPTIVFRHDLKDGAIECAVCISNLEDGEMIRFLPNCEHNFHVACIDTWLGTNTTCAVCRTVAEPMKVVLTPVVATPEAAKPIDVESTDRTGEDSGKYLVHHQG, from the coding sequence ATGGATGTCAACGACAACGATCCTGGAAGAAGCTACAATGTTCATGGCACAATGTTAGTCATAGCTATAGTATCAGTATCATTCTTTGTAATACTTGTCATACTCGTTTTCATATATGTAAGGTGTGTTCTTCATCGTCAAGCCCGTCGTCGCACAGCCCTCGGACTGCTAGGCCTCCCTCATGAACCACCAGTGACCGGACTTGATCTAGCAATCATTGAATCACTGCCGACTATTGTTTTCAGACATGACCTTAAGGACGGCGCTATAGAGTGTGCAGTTTGCATAAGTAACTTAGAGGATGGCGAAATGATTAGATTTTTACCAAATTGCGAACACAATTTCCATGTAGCTTGTATTGATACATGGTTAGGTACAAACACAACCTGTGCGGTTTGTAGGACTGTGGCAGAGCCAATGAAGGTCGTGCTTACGCCTGTAGTAGCCACACCAGAAGCTGCGAAGCCTATAGATGTTGAAAGCACAGACAGAACAGGTGAGGATTCGGGGAAGTACTTGGTTCATCATCAAGGTTAA
- the LOC108225312 gene encoding PLASMODESMATA CALLOSE-BINDING PROTEIN 5, with amino-acid sequence MKLSFTLILIFICSTQVQSAQIRGQELWCVAKNNAEDAALQSALDWACSSGGADCTAIQQGGPCYDPADIQRTASFAFNDYFLKHGLTEDSCNFDNAAALTSLNPSRANCKFPSSSTGKNVNFTDSSSVGTGPTFADINNSNYLGCPKFWALIPLIHIIFGLVF; translated from the exons ATGAAACTCTCTTTCACACTCATCCTTATTTTCATCTGTTCAACACAGGTTCAATCGGCCCAAATCCGCGGCCAGGAGCTGTGGTGCGTGGCCAAGAACAACGCCGAGGATGCGGCCCTTCAGTCCGCTCTCGATTGGGCCTGTAGCTCCGGTGGTGCTGATTGTACCGCTATCCAACAAGGCGGCCCCTGCTATGATCCAGCCGATATTCAGCGAACGGCGTCGTTCGCTTTCAATGATTACTTTCTCAAGCATGGCTTGACTGAAGATAGCTGTAATTTTGACAATGCTGCTGCTCTCACTTCTCTCAACCCCA GTCGTGCTAATTGTAAATTCCCATCAAG CTCAACAGGCAAAAATGTGAACTTTACTGATTCATCGTCTGTGGGAACAGGTCCAACGTTTGCAGATATTAATAACAGCAATTATCTCGGTTGCCCAAAATTTTGGGCCTTAATACCATTAATTCACATAATCTTTGGATTGGTATTCTGA
- the LOC108226899 gene encoding basic leucine zipper 61, which translates to MAHLPPKVPNMTSNWPHLSSHNLATSEAHSWADDFLNFSSSSKRGSHRRSASDSIAFLDQVVLDEEGECGIISSAPGTRMSPAAATEFDRFDEKQFMDMFTDDIDPTVDFPNSSSPSDHNAIIDNPTKSCTTTSTDQQMKQLGNGFEESESALDDQHHGGGAAAGATTDNYSDKIFDPRRVKRILANRQSAQRSRVRKLQYVSELERAVNSLQAEISVLSPRVAFLDHQRLVLNVDNSVLKQRIAALSQDKVFKDAHQEALKREIERLRQVYNYQEDAKKMDNEDTAQASAKSLLHLSADKISDHPNCSAFSEQIMIR; encoded by the exons ATGGCACACTTGCCTCCGAAAGTTCCCAACATGACATCAAACTGGCCTCATCTTTCTTCGCATAACTTGGCTACCTCAGAAGCCCACTCGTGGGCCGACGACTTCCTTAACTTCTCATCCTCGTCTAAGCGGGGGTCTCACAGAAGGTCTGCCAGCGACTCTATTGCCTTTCTTGATCAGGTGGTTTTGGACGAGGAAGGAGAATGCGGAATTATATCCTCTGCACCAGGGACCAGAATGAGTCCTGCTGCTGCGACTGAGTTTGATCGATTTGATGAAAAGCAATTCATGGACATGTTTACTGATGACATCGACCCCACTGTAGATTTCCCCAATTCTTCTTCACCGTCTGATCATAATGCCATTATTGATAATCCAACTAAGAGTTGTACGACTACCTCAACTGATCAGCAAATGAAGCAGCTAGGAAACGGGTTTGAGGAGTCTGAAAGTGCATTGGATGATCAGCATCATGGTGGTGGTGCTGCTGCTGGCGCGACTACAGACAATTACAGTGACAAGATTTTCGACCCAAGACGAGTTAAGAG AATCCTGGCCAACAGACAATCAGCACAACGATCCAGAGTGAGGAAATTGCAATATGTATCTGAGCTTGAACGTGCTGTGAATTCATTACAG GCTGAGATCTCAGTGTTGTCACCACGCGTTGCATTTCTAGACCACCAGCGGCTGGTTTTAAATGTTGATAACAGTGTTCTTAAACAAAGAATCGCAGCTCTCTCCCAAGACAAGGTTTTCAAAGATG CTCATCAAGAAGCTCTGAAAAGGGAAATTGAGAGACTCAGGCAAGTGTATAATTACCAGGAGGATGCAAAGAAGATGGATAATGAGGACACAGCACAAGCATCGGCTAAATCTTTATTACATTTATCAGCTGACAAGATCTCTGATCATCCAAACTGCTCTGCTTTCAGCGAGCAGATAATGATAAGATGA